Sequence from the Leisingera sp. S132 genome:
CATTGCACCGACTTCAGAGCGGTGCGGATCAGCTGGCTGCTGCTGCTGCCGGAGCCGTCCTGCAGGGCCTGGCCCATGCTGCGCCCCTGCGCGGACAGGTAGTCCAGCGCCTGATCAAAGGCCTGCCGGGTGTCCGTGCTGAGCGCCGCGTCCTGCAGTTCCGCGGAGTCTGCGGCCGCCACGGGCGCCTCTGCCACCGGGGCAGGGCGGTCCGGTGCAGGTGTTTCCGCCGCAAGCGGAGCGTCCGGCTCTGCCTGGAGTGCCGCCGGGGGGGGCGGTGCGGCGGTGTCCTCTGCCGGAGCGGCGGCTGCGGGCGCGGGGGCGTATTTCGCCAGCAGCACACCGGCCTGATCCAGCGCCGCCTGCCGCCGCAGCTTCACCTCATGCATGATGGCGGAGATCAGCGCCTGGCCGCCGGAGCGGCGCAGCCGGTCGCGGTCCACCGTGCCATCGGGCGCCCTTGCGGCCTGTGCCTCCAGCGCGGCCAGCGGCAGGATGCCGTTGAAGTGTTCGGAAGCGGCGTCCTGAACAGCTGCCATTGCGGGGGCCAGCCGGTCCTGGGCCGCCAGCGCATCCGCCTTGGTCACCAGAAGGAAAGCGCCGTCCTTCATCTGTTCCGGCGCGCGCGCCCAGGCGGCCTGTTCAGCCGGGGTGAAATCCTGGGTGCACCACAGGGCAATGCCGGTCCGCCCCGCGGCCCAGGGCACTGCGCGTTCCAGTGCGGCGGCATCCGGAGCGGAAATCTCCAGGAGGCTGATCTGGTTCAGGGCGGGCAGGGGCAGCTGCGCCTCGGCAAAGACCGCACCCCGGGCGGCCAGCGCGCCGGTGTCGAAGCCGGGCAGGCTGAAGCGGCTGCCATCCGCCAGCACCCCAGCACAGGCCGCGGTTCCGCCGCCGCTGATCTGCAGGGTGGGCAGAGCAACACCCGCCGGGATCACCTGGCTGCCCAGCAGCAGGTTGGCGACGCTGGACTTGCCCGAACCGGACAGGCCGAACAGGGTGACGGCCACCGGTTTTTCCAGCCGCTCCAGCAGCGTCCCGGTGCCGGCCTGCAGGCGGGCCGGGATCCGGCCCTCTGCCAGTGCGTGCCGCAGCGATGCGGCCGCGGCTGCGGTTTCCGCTTGGGTCATGCCTAGCGCCCTTTCCCGGCCAACCGGACCACCTTGGCATCCTGCTCCGGCAGGGGCGGCCCGTCATAGGAGTTGCTGTTCATGGCCACCACGCGGGTTGCGCTGGCCGATTGGTCGCCCACCAGGTCAACCGGCTTGCGGCGCATCTTGCGGGTCACCGGCTTGTTGTGGTTGAGCTTGATCACCGCAAAGGAAATGTTGTCCTGATCCGGGTCCGCCAGATCATCCAGCGCCGCCAGCAGCCGTTCGACGATTTCCGCGCTCTTGCGGCGGCGGTACTTGTGCAGGATCTTCTCGATGCGCGCGTCCTCGAGGAACTGCAGCCCGTCGCTGGAGACAACCACCAGATCGCCGACCTCCAGCCGGAACGGGGCCTTGGGGCAGTCGGTGCGGGTCACCCGGTCGCCCAGGATCACAGAGGTCAGGCAGTTGCGGTCGGGATGGTCGCGGCCGGCTTCGGCGTCCAAGAGGCCCGCCTTGACCATCATGTCGATCTGCGGCGCCATCGAGTGGTCCTCGTTCAGCTGCTGCAGCTTGCCGCCGCGCATCAGATAGAGCGGCGAGTCGCCGATCGACAGCCAGTACAGGCGGTCCTCGATCATCACCACCGACACCAGGGTCGCGCCCATGCCGCGGACGCTGGGATTGTCCTGGACATATTCCTGCACGCAGGTGTTGGCCTCTGCCGCGGCGTGGGTCAGGTGATAGGGGATCTGCTTTTCGTATTCGGCGAAGTTGACGCTTTCGAACTTCAGCTTGCTGAAGGCCTCGGTCACCACCATCTTGGAGGCGACATCGCCGGCCGCGTGGCCGCCCATGCCGTCCGCCAGGATGGCCATGCCGATGTCGGTGCCCGCCGGAAAGTCGGTGATGATGGCGTCTTCCTGGTAGTCGCGCGCGCCCTGGCAGATGGCGGCGGCAACGTCAAAGCGCGGTTCAGGCGATTTCCACATGGTCCGCCTCCTGCCCGCCAGCGCTGGTCCAGTTGAAGTCTTTGCCGCAGAGCGCCATGAAGCGCAGCGTGGTTTCGCCCAGGCGGATCAGGTCGCCGCTTTGCAGAACCTCGTTGCTGATCACCGGCTGGCCGTTCAGGCGCACGATGTTGCTCTTGCCGCCGTGGCCCAGGTAGAACTGCGAGCTTTCGGGATCAAAGACGATGGCGGCATGGTTGCTGCGGGAGATCGCGGTGTCGCCGAAATCCAGCGCAACCGCCTGATCCTCGCCGCGGCCGATGGCCGACATGCCGGCCTTGAGCGTGAAGCTCTCGCCATAGCCCGGGCCGTCAGCGACCACGATCCAGCCCACCGGGAACTTGGTGTCGCGGACCGGGGCAGCGGCGCCGGTGCTGTCGAACAGGTTGACGACATCGCCGTCGGAGGTGTCAAAGCCCAGGAGGCGGGTCTTGGCGCGGCGCTTGCGGGCCGGGGCGGCGCTGACATGCGCGGTCAGGTCGGGCAGGTCGCCGCCGGGCTGGGGCATCTGCGCCGCCGCGCCAGCGGGCGGGGCAGCCGGGGCGGCGGCGGCCGGGTCCAGGTCCCAGATGCCGGCTGCCGGATCCGCCGCGGCGGGCGCGGCTGTGTCCGGCTGGCTGTCTGCGGCCGGGCCTGCCTGCGGGTCCAGATCCAGTTCCACGGAGCGGGTGTGCTGGGCGACGGCCTTCAGCACTTCCTGCTGCATCGTCTCGTCTGCGACCTGCAGCCTTTCCATCGGGGCGGGCTCAGAAAGCGGGTCCTGCCGTCCGATAAGTTTTCCGAAAAATCCCATGTCGTCTGCCTTTTTTGGTTGTTACAGGCGTCCGTGCAGTCACGGCAGGCGCCCGGTTTTCCCTATCTGCGGAGAGCCGCCCGTCCGCGGCCCCTGCGGCCTGCCATGCCCCCGCTACCGGGGGCATGGCGGTTGCCCGGATCAGCTGCCGATCTTGTTGAACTCGGCCAGGCTGTCGGCGATGATCGCGTACCATTCGCCGCTTTCGCGCATCTCGTTCAGGCCCTTGTTCAGAAGGGTCAGATAGACGCGGCCGCGCGGGTTGGTCTTATGCGTCACGAAGTGGATCGCCTGCAGTTGCGACAGGTTGGAGTTCAGCTGCACCTTACCTTCTGCCTCGGCAACTTCGCGGACCGCGGCATCGCCTGCTTCGAGGTCCAGCAGCGCCATGTCGGCCTCGCCGGTCACCAGCTTGCGGATGCATTCAACCGCAGAGGACGGATGCACCAGGGAGATCACCGGTTCCACCAGGCCCTCGCCGGACAGCTCAGCCAGGGACCAGCCTTCGGGGCGGCAGATCTTGGCGCCGGCGTAATCCGCATAATCCTTGATGTTGGCATAGGGGTTGTCGGCCATGGTCCAGTGGGCGGACACCGATTCATAGATCGGCAGCGAGAAGTTCAGCTGGGTGCAGCGGTACTTGGTGTCGGCGTCGGTGTTTTCGAGGTTGGAGCAATCTGCCGGCTTGTACCAGGCGATCGACACGTCGAAGGCGCCGAGCGGCAGCAGGGTGTCGAAATGGGCCTTCCAGTCGTCCACGAAGCTGAGGTTGTATTCACGGTCGTTGCCGCCGCGGTTCAGTGCAGTTGTGGCCAGGCGCACCAGCATGCCGCCGCCCTTGAGGCTTTCGCCGGTGAAGGGTTCCCAGCCGTTGCCGGAGACCATCTTGATCGGCGGCTCATAGATGCTGGACTTGGCCCGCTTGGCCTGTTTTTCCTCTTCCTGCGCGATGATGTCGGTGACATTGCTGTCGGCGGTCAGGCGGCCGTCTTCACAGGGGATCTGCAGGACGGTGCCGGCCTCCAGGCTGTTGGGGTTGGAAATCGCGTTGCGGTTGGCGTTGAAGATCATCTGATAGTCAAAGGAGCCATAGGCGGCCTGGGCGATTGAGCCGAGGCTGTCGCCGTCCTGCACGGTGTAGGGGGCACAGGCCTCCTGCGCGGCTGCCGAAGTGGAGATGAACAGGGCGGCGGAAACGGTGGTTGCGCTGTATTGAACCAGGGATTTGATCATCGACATGAGAGTTAGTTCCTTTTCAATGGGGCACCGCCGTTGCGCGGGGGGCTGCTGGCAGTGGGTCAAGGTTGCTGTTGGGGGGTAGGTCAGTTGGTGAGGGTTCTGATTTCGCGTTGCAGAGCTTTGGAGACGATGGCGTACCATTCGCCGGAAACGGACATGTCCTTCAGTCCGCTGTTGAGCAGATCCAGGGTTTCCTGGGCCCGGGGGTGATCCTTGTGAACGATGGCGTGCAGGGATTTCACCTCGCCAAGGTTCGGGTTCTCCTTGATCTGGCCGGCCAGGCCCATGGTGGCGAGCGTGTCGCTGGCAACCAGGGTATCGAGGGCGACCACATCGACAGCGCCGGCGGCCAGAGCGGTAAAGCACTCCGCGATCTGGACCGGGCGGTAGAATTTCACGGTTTGCTCCGTCAGGCCCGCGGTATCCAGATGGGCCATGGAATAGCCCTCGGGGCGGCAGATCCGGGTGCCCATCAGCGCGCCGTAATCAAAAGCGGCGGCATAGGGGCTGCCGGTGGCGGCAAAGAAGCCGTCGACCACTTCATAGAAGGGATCGGAGAACCGGTAGTTGTCGCAGCGGAACTTGTCGCCGGCGGACAGCAGGCCATAGTCGCCGCAGTTGGGCTTCAGCCAGGGGAAGGAGCCTTCGAACGCCATGGCAGGCAGCAGGGTTTCCAGATGCGATTCCCAGTCGTTGACAAAGGTCACCGAGACCTCGGTCTCCGGCGCGGCGCGCAGGGCGGCGGTTTCGATCAGCTGGGTGAACATGCCGCGGCCGGGCAGGTCCTCGCCGGTGAAGGGCGGGAAATCATTGCCGGTGATCAGAACCATCGGTTCCGGTGCGGCTGTGGCCGCCGGGGTCTCTGCGGGCACGGCCTCTGCCGCGGCGGTCTCTGCTGCCGGGGCTTCTGCGGCAGCGGTCTCCGCAGCTGCTGCCTCCTGAACCTCCGCAGCAGGGGCCTCAGCTTCCTGGGCTGCGGACACATCACCCGGCAGGCTGCCGTCGGCGCAGGGCAGGACCAGCTGCATGCCGATTTCAATGATGTTCGGGTTGCGGCCGATGACAGCGCTGTTGGCGTCGTAGACAACCCGGAACCTGGAATGCCCATAGGCCTTCTCGGTGATTTCCCGCAGGTTGTCGCCGGATTTGACCTCGTACACCTGGCAGGCTTCCTGAGCCTGGGCAGACTGTCCGGCAGCCGCGATGGCGATCAGGGAAGCCCCCATAAATTTAGCAGTATTGCGCATTAAATCTGTCCTTCGTGGGTCAGAGAGGCAGAGCTCTCCCGGGGACGGCCGCCGGTGGGGCTGACCGCCTGATGCTTGTGTTTGGGGAAAGGCTGGCGGGGGTTAGCTGTTTCCCGCCAGTTCCAGGCTGGCTGAGGCCGCGGCCCCGTCGCGCAGGATGTCAAAGGTTGCGGCGGCGGCGCCCTTGTCCTGCAGGGCCTGCAGGATCTCCGCCAGCGACTCGGCGCCGGTCAGAGCGGTGCCGGTTGCGGTTTCACGCAGCAGCACGTCGCCGGGCTGCAGATCCGCGGAGCCCTGGGCAGCCTGCTGGCTGACGGAGGTGACCCAGGCGCCGTCCTGCATCCGCGCCTCGAACTGCAGGCCGCTGTTCAGGCCGGTCCGGCGCACCACCGGAACTGCCAGCAGCCCCATTTCGAACCGCTTGTTTTCTGCATCCTTGTAGCGGATGGAGGCGCGGGTGTAGCCGTCCGGGTCGATCTGCATTGCGGTCAGCAGCTGCGATGCGAACGGCGAGCCCGCCGTCAGCGGCTGATTGTTGACCGTCAGGATTTCCACGCCCGGGGCAATCCAGCTGCCGGTCTTGCTGAGGTCGTTGTTCCCGCCGGTGCCGGTGATGGACACCACCTGCGCCTTGCGGACGGTCTGTTCCTCATACTCAAAGGGGATCGAGACATCCCACAGTGCATAGCTGACCTCGTGGCCCGCAAAGGGCGCGGGGGCCGCCGCCGGTGCCGGCTGCGCAGGCTCGGCAGCTGCCGCAGTTTCCTCAGGAACGTCTGCGGGGACCGGTTCTGCCGCCTGCGGAGCAGGTTCGGCAGGGGTTGCAGCTTCTGTTTCTGGCGCAGCTGCGACGCTGACCGCTTCCGCGGCCGCAGCAGGGGCCGGGTCAGCGGCTGCCGGGGCCGGATCCGCCGCCGGTTCCGCGATTGCCGCGGTTTCAACCGCCGCCGCGGGCTGCTCTGCCGCTGCATCCGCCTGGGTGTTGCCATAGTAGACGTAGCCAGCGGCGCCCAGACCGGCCAGAACCGCCAGAACGGAGACGGCCGGAAGGCGGCTGCGCTTCTTTTCCTCATGGGCCGGGGCTGCGGTGCTGTTGGCCGCCTGCGGCGCCGCTGCCGCGGGCTTCTTGCCGTCCAGCATCGCCAGCCATTCCTCAGCCGATTGCAGGCGCATGGAGGGCTTGGTGTTCATCGCCTTGTCGATGGCCTCCAGGAAGCCCTCGGCATAGCCGTCCACGGCACCGGCCAGCGGCTCATAGGGGTCCGGGCGCTGTTCGGCGATGGCGACCAGGCGGGCCTGGCCGTTCACCGGCGCCTCGCCGCGGATCACGTGGTAGAGGGAGGCTGCCAGCGCATAGAGATCGCTGAAGGGGCCCTGTTCGCTGCCGGCAATGTAGAATTCCTGCGGCGAGTAGCCGTCCTTGACGACCCGCAGCGCGGAATGCTTGCGGCCGTCTTCGCTGGTGTCTTCGCGGGCGGCGCCGAAATCGATCAGCACCGGCTCGCCCTCTGCGGTCAGCAGGATGTTGTCGGGGGAAATGTCGCGGTGCAGCAGGTTGGCGTCATGCACATACCCGATGGCGTCCAGCAGCTTGCGGGTCATGCTGGTGATCTGCTCCGGCGTCAGTGCGGTTTTCTGATCATCCAGGATGTCCTGCAGGTCGCGGCCGTCGACATAGTCGATTGCCATATAGGCGGTGTCGTTGTCCTCGAACACCTGATGCACGCCGACGATGTTGGGGTGCTTCAGCTTGGACAGGCTCTGGGCTTCGCGGATGAAGTGGCGGATGATCGACTTCAGCTCGCTCTGATGCGCCCGGGACCGGGCACTGACCAGCGCGTTGGTCCGGCGGCAGAAAGCATCCGCAAAGCATTCCTTGATCACCACCGTCCGGTCCAGGCTGTCCTTGGCAAGATAGGTGATGCCGAAGCCGCCGTTGTTCAGAAAGCGCGTGATGGTGTACTGGCCGTGGAGCAGAGTCGTGCCCGGCTGCAGATCATCCTGTTGATCCGCGTCAACTGAAGTCTCAACAAGCGAATTGAGTGCCATTTTGTTGCTCCCGTCTCAATGTTGTCTGGCCGCTGCGTCTGCTGCTGCCCGCTTCTTGCGTTAATTCTTTGTTAAGCTGATCTGTTGAGAAACCGGCAACAATAAGGCGCAAAGAGGGAATATTGGCGGAGCGGGATTTTCCCGGCGTTTCAACCGGGCCGGGAACCGCGGAATTCGCAAAGGCCGCAGTATTTTTCGCGCGTTTTCTCAATGTCTTACCCAGGAAAGCGGCGGCGGGCCTGTGGATTGCCTGTGCTGCGGGAGTGAAACGCCATTTCAGCGCGGCGGGGCTGGACAGCTGCGTTTTCCGGCCGGAATCGGGCTGTGCTGCCCCTGGAATCGGCCCGCCAATCTGCAATCCGGCCCGCTTGTGAAGTAAAAAACCACGCTTTGGTTAACGCTTTCGCAACAATATCCGGCAGGCAGGCGGGCCGCCGCTGCCGCCAAACCCGGCACAGCGGGAGGCCGGCAGGCAAGACAACGCAGACGGGTGCCGGGGCAAAAGCAACATAAACTCTGTTACACGCGCCCGATCATGCGCAGGAGACGCTCCAGTGGTCAGCATGCCATGCGTTGCGCCGCCCGCCGGATATCAGCGGCCAGGTACCCAAGGCCCGCTATTCATTCATCACCAGCGCCGATTGCTGACCTGTCATCCGGCGGACCTCAGACACGGCCTCGGCAAGGGCTGGTCCGACCTCGTCAAAGATGCGCTGATCCGTCAGCAGTTTTGAGGTCGAGCTTGCCAGAAATGCCACCGGCTCCCCCAGATCGGACGGGCGGTATGGCACCGCGGCGGCGTTGATGGTCTCGGAAAACCGGTTTCCGCCCCGCACCTGAGTGTAGCCGTCAGCCAGGATCTCGTCGTGCGCCGCAAGCCGGATTGCCGCCAGCTCGGCCAGCAATTCTTCCGGCGCATCGCCTTGGCTCTCAAGGAAGCGGGCAAATTCCGCATCGCTGAGCGCCCCCAGATAGGCCTTGCCGCTGGAGGACGTATGCAGAGGCATCCGGTAGCCCACGTCCAGCCAGATCGCGGAGGAGTTCACCGGCCGCCAGGCCTTGGTCATCAGCATCCGCTGGTCATCCTTGATGCTGATCGCGGTCAAGGTGCCGGTTGCATCTGCCAGCCGCTGCATGACCGGCGAGGCAATCTCGACAAAGGCAAAGGACGCGGCCGCGATGTTCCCCAGTGCCAGCGCCGCCGGGCCGAGCCGGTATTTGTCGTGCCGCCGCCCATGGGTCAGGTATCCCAGCGCGCACAGGGTAAATGTCAGCCGGGACACCGTCGGGCGCGGAATGCCGGTGCGCTCCGAGATTTCGAGATTGCCCAGGCCGTCATCCGTCGGGCGGAAGGCCCGCAGGATTGTAAGGCCCCGCGCCAGTGTGTTTGCAAATCTCTTGTCCGATGAATCGGCTGGCATGGTGTTTCCTGTATCTATGCGGGCGTCTGGCCTGCGCGGGGCATCCGCTGTTCGCTCTGTCCCGATATTACTGAACCGCATTTGACAGCACCAGAGAGATCGGCGGGAAAGCCACCAGCAGCAGCAGCACAATCACGTCGATGCTGAGGAACCGCCAGATACCGGAAAAGACCATGCCGACAGGCGCGTCTTTTCCGACGACATTGGAAAGGACAAAAACGTTCAACCCCACAGGCGGCGTTATCAGGCCGATTTCCAGCAGTTTCACCACAACGACACCGAACCAGATCAGGTTCAGCCCGTAGGATTCCACCAGCGGCACCACCAGCGGCAAGGTCAGAACCATGATCCCGATCGGATCCAGAAACATGCCCAGCACCAGATAGACCACGCAGATGGCAAACAGCAGCGTCGCGGTCGAGAATTCAGCCTGCGAAACCCAGTCCACCAGCGCCGGGGCCATGCCTGTCAAGGCGATGGCCGCAACAAATATCTTGGCCCCCGCGGCAACAAAGAAGATCGCAGCGGTCTGCACGCAGGTTTCCCGGACCGCCAGCCAGATGCCTGCCAGGTCAAGCCGCCGCTGCAAGACGCCGATCAGCACAGTCAGAACAACGCTCACCGCTGCGGCCGCCGTGGCAGTAAAATAGCCGCCGTAAATCCCGATCACGATCACCGCAAAGATCACGGCTGCGGGCCATGCTCTTTGGAACGCGGCCAGCTTTTCGGCGAAACTGGCCGCCTCGCCGCGGGCCGGGACCGCCGCCGGGTCCGCCCTGATCCACATCGCTATGACCAGGACAAAACCTGCCAGCGTCAGCAGCCCCGGCAGAATGCCGGCAATGAACAGCTTGTTCACCGAGGTCTCGGTGAAGATTGCATAGATGATGAACAGGATGCTCGGAGGGATCAGCGAGCCAAGTGTGCCCCCGGCAGCGACGCTGGCGGTTGCCAGCCTTGGGTCATAGCCAAGCCGCAGCATTTCCGGGGTGCAGATTTTGCCCATGGTCGACGCACAGGCCAGGCTGGAGCCGGTAATGGCGGAGAACCCGCCGCAGCCCATCACGGAGGCCACCGCAATCCCGCCGCGCAGGCGCAGCAGCCAGACCTTGGCGGCGTCATAGACCGCTGTGGTGATCCCGGCCCGGTAGGCGATGTTTCCCAGCGCAATGAACAGCGGGATCATCGACAGGTCGAAGGAATGCAGCAGATCGAAGGAGTTGTTGAAAACCAGCGACGAGGTCGCCCGGAAAGCCCGTTCCGGCAGGAAGGTGCCCGTGCGGAACGCAAAGATTGTAAAGGCCGCCAGCGTCGCCACGCCGATCAGGGCAAAGGCAATCGGCACACGAATGGCCAGAAGCACGAGCATAACGGCAAAGGCCACAAGGCCGATCAGGGCAGGATCCACGGACAGTCTCCTCGGCAGGTCTATTGAATGTCAGATCGGTGTCAGGTCTTGTGCAGCGCGATCACGCCGCCGCGCAGCAAGGTCAGCGCGTCGCCGGCAGCCATCACCGCAAGCCGCAGCCATCCCAGCGCAATCCCGATGGTAAAGGCCAGCCGGCCCGGCCACTGCGGCAGGTTCAGATCGCCGTAAAACACGCTGCCGGTCTGCCACTGATGCAGGAATTCCCGGCCGCCGGAATACAGGATCGGCGTCAGCGCCAAGAGGCCGAACAGGGTACCGGACACCGTCAGCCAGCCGGTCACGCGCGGCGGCAGAAGATTGGTCAGAAACTCCACCGCAATATGCGCCCGCTGCGCGGTTGCGGCGGCCAGGGGCATCACGATCGCCAGGACCATCAGCTCGCGCACGATGACAATCGTGTCCGGCACCGAACTGCTGAACAGGTTCAGCGCCACGACATCGGCAAAGATCAGCAGCGCCAGCAGAATGATGGCCGCCGCCGAGATATCCACAAAAACCCGCTCCAGCCTGTGCAGCATCTTGTCCTCCCTAGGATTTGCCAGGCGGCGCTGCCGCCGCCCGGCCTCTGCTTCGCACAGATCAGTTGCTGCGCGTCCAGGGATACCCCTTGGCTTCAAACTCGGCGGTGAATTCAGCCACCGCCGCGGTATAGGTTGCCATCAGCTGATCCGCATCCAGACCGACGCTGCGGGCGTTTTCCATCCAGTCCGCAATAAAGGGTTCCGCCGCCGCATTCAGTGCTGCCTTGTCGGCCTCGCTCAGCTCGATGACCTCGATCTTGCGGGTGGTCTCGCCTGCGGTCATCGCCTTCATCGCCTTGCTGTTGGCCCCGGTCACGATCTTGGCGAACTGGTCCGCCAGTTCCTCACCCGCCTGCATCAGCACCTGCTGCTGGCCAGTCTCCAGGCTGTCATAGACCTGCTTGTTCATGAACATGCCATAACCGCCGATCTGCCCCCAGTTCAGGACAGTATAGCTGTCGATCACCTCGTCCCACTTCAGGGAGGGAACGATGTAGTCATAGCCCTGGCTGCAGTCGATCAGCCCGGTGTCCAGCCCCTGATAGGCCTCATAGACTGACAGGTTCACACGGGTTGCGCCCATTTCGCCGAACACCTTGCCGTAAACGCCCGCACCGCGGACCTTCTTGCCTTTGATGTCCTCAACCGAGCGGATCGGCTCTCCGGCGCAGGCGACATTGACGGCCGAGGCCGTGAAGGTGCCGATATAGACCAGGTTCTGGCTGGCCAGATGCTCGGTGATCTGGGGTTCTGACCGCATCAGACGGTCCGCTGCCCGCATGGCCACCCAGGCATTCGGCCCGCCGATGGGGAAGTCCGCAAGCGAATAGGCTGCCATTTCCTTCTGGAAATAGGCTGCAATGATCGAGCCTGCATCCGCCACCCCGTCGCTGATCCCCTGCACCGCAGCGCTTGCCTTGAACAGCGCGCCGCCCCATTGGACGTCCAGCCGCAGATCGCCGTCCGACAGCTCGCCGATACGGGTGTTGAACCATTTCAGCGCAGCAGGGACGGTGCCCCTGTCCGGGCCGCTGTGGCCGTAGTAAATCACGGTCTCCGCAGAGACCGCCGTCGCACCAAGGCTGGCCGCAAGGGTCAGCCCTCCCAGAAAATTCTTGATCTTTCCCATGACTGGCATCTCCTCCTCGAAAGCCATCGCAAGTTTTACTATGTGGAATTTTAAGCTTCTGTCTAGAATTTTATTCCACATATTGGAATTTTGGAGCATCTGCCCGCTTGCGGCCCTCAGCCAGCAGGACTGGCGCAGGTGCGTCGCTGCAGGCGGGGCAGCTGGCGCAGCAGATCAGACGCCGTCCGCCAGTTCGCTGGCAAAGGTCTCGATCAGCTTCGCTTTCAGGATCTTGCCGGTCGGCGCGGCAGGCAGCGCGGCGGCCACGATGATGCGTGCCGGCCGCTTGTAGGGGGCAAGCCGGTCCTGCAGGAAGGCTTTCAGCTCCGCCTCTTTCACGCTGCTGCCGGTGGCGGCGCTGACAAAGGCCAGAACCTCCTCGTTCCCTTCAACGCTGCGCCCCACCACGCTGGCCACCACCACCTCCGGATGCTCGGTCAGCGCCGCCTCGATCTCCACCGGATAAACATTGAAGCCGGAGCGGATGATCAGCTCCTTGGTGCGCCCGGCAATATGCAGCCGCCCTTCATCGTCAAAGCGGCCCAGGTCGCCGGTGCGGAACAACCCGTCCTGCGTCAGCGCTGCCGCCGTTTGCACCGGATCGCGGAAATAGCCCTTCATGATCTGCGGCCCCCCCACAAGGATCTCGCCGATGCCCGCCTCAGGGGTGGCGCCCGGCGCGTCCAGGTCCAGTTCAAGGGTGCAGCCGCCCATTGGCAGTCCGACGCTGATGTCAGGGTCGCCGAAGGCGTTGCGGGTTGCACAGACGCCCGCGGTGCCCTCAGTCAGCCCATAGCCGTTTTGCAGCGGCAGGCCATAGAATGCCTCCGCCTCGCGTTTCCAGGCCGGATCCAGGGGCGCACCGCCCGAGGAGACAAACCGCAGTTTGCCCGCATCATAGCGCGGCTTGCCGTGGGCGCGGGCATAGTTGAACAGATGCGCATGCATCTGCGGCACCGCGGGCAGCAGGGTCACATCCTCCTGCAATGCCTGGTACAGACGCTCTGCCGAGAATTGCGCCTCCATCCGCATCGCCGATTGCGCCAGGGTGACGGACAGCATGGTGACCAGCCCGAAAATATGGCTGAGCGGCAGCGCCAGATAGGTCACATCCGAAGTTTGAATGCCCCGCACCTCGGCTGAGGCCGCCGCCCCTGCAAGCAGATTGGCATGGGTCAGCATCGCGGCCTTGGGGGTGCCGGTTGTGCCCGAGGTATAAAGCAGAAGGGAGACCTGTTCGCGCCCGTCCTCCGACACAGGTTCCGGCGTGGCGCCAGCGCGCGGCATCAGGGCCGCCGCGCCGAAGGCGCCCTGCACGTCCCGGGCACCGTAGTGATCCGCGTGGGCACGGGCCGCCGCGGATGCGGCCGCCGTGAACATGACGGCACTGGGATCGGAATGGGCAAGGATCCGGTCCAGTTCCGCCGTGGTGAGCCGCGCATTGATGGCAACCGCGGATGCATCCAGCAGGCTTGCGCCATAGAAGAATGCAATCACCTCGGTGCAGTTTTCAAACACCAGAACCACCCGGTCGCCGGGCCGCACGCCTGCGGCCCTCAGCTGCTCCGCCGCGGCGGACGCCGCTTGGGACATGCCGCTCCAGGTCAGCCGGCGGCCATCCTGGTCCATCAGCGCCAAGGCGTCGGGGCGGGCTTCGGCGGCTGCCTGCAGCAGCCCGTGTACGCGGTTATGCATGTCTTTCCTCCTCCCTTGCGGCGTTACGCCGCCAGGCCCAGCCGCCTGAATGCCGCCAGCGCCTCGGCCTCAAGCCGGGCGGTGA
This genomic interval carries:
- a CDS encoding FHA domain-containing protein codes for the protein MGFFGKLIGRQDPLSEPAPMERLQVADETMQQEVLKAVAQHTRSVELDLDPQAGPAADSQPDTAAPAAADPAAGIWDLDPAAAAPAAPPAGAAAQMPQPGGDLPDLTAHVSAAPARKRRAKTRLLGFDTSDGDVVNLFDSTGAAAPVRDTKFPVGWIVVADGPGYGESFTLKAGMSAIGRGEDQAVALDFGDTAISRSNHAAIVFDPESSQFYLGHGGKSNIVRLNGQPVISNEVLQSGDLIRLGETTLRFMALCGKDFNWTSAGGQEADHVEIA
- a CDS encoding PP2C family serine/threonine-protein phosphatase gives rise to the protein MWKSPEPRFDVAAAICQGARDYQEDAIITDFPAGTDIGMAILADGMGGHAAGDVASKMVVTEAFSKLKFESVNFAEYEKQIPYHLTHAAAEANTCVQEYVQDNPSVRGMGATLVSVVMIEDRLYWLSIGDSPLYLMRGGKLQQLNEDHSMAPQIDMMVKAGLLDAEAGRDHPDRNCLTSVILGDRVTRTDCPKAPFRLEVGDLVVVSSDGLQFLEDARIEKILHKYRRRKSAEIVERLLAALDDLADPDQDNISFAVIKLNHNKPVTRKMRRKPVDLVGDQSASATRVVAMNSNSYDGPPLPEQDAKVVRLAGKGR
- a CDS encoding LysM peptidoglycan-binding domain-containing protein → MSMIKSLVQYSATTVSAALFISTSAAAQEACAPYTVQDGDSLGSIAQAAYGSFDYQMIFNANRNAISNPNSLEAGTVLQIPCEDGRLTADSNVTDIIAQEEEKQAKRAKSSIYEPPIKMVSGNGWEPFTGESLKGGGMLVRLATTALNRGGNDREYNLSFVDDWKAHFDTLLPLGAFDVSIAWYKPADCSNLENTDADTKYRCTQLNFSLPIYESVSAHWTMADNPYANIKDYADYAGAKICRPEGWSLAELSGEGLVEPVISLVHPSSAVECIRKLVTGEADMALLDLEAGDAAVREVAEAEGKVQLNSNLSQLQAIHFVTHKTNPRGRVYLTLLNKGLNEMRESGEWYAIIADSLAEFNKIGS
- a CDS encoding transporter substrate-binding domain-containing protein is translated as MRNTAKFMGASLIAIAAAGQSAQAQEACQVYEVKSGDNLREITEKAYGHSRFRVVYDANSAVIGRNPNIIEIGMQLVLPCADGSLPGDVSAAQEAEAPAAEVQEAAAAETAAAEAPAAETAAAEAVPAETPAATAAPEPMVLITGNDFPPFTGEDLPGRGMFTQLIETAALRAAPETEVSVTFVNDWESHLETLLPAMAFEGSFPWLKPNCGDYGLLSAGDKFRCDNYRFSDPFYEVVDGFFAATGSPYAAAFDYGALMGTRICRPEGYSMAHLDTAGLTEQTVKFYRPVQIAECFTALAAGAVDVVALDTLVASDTLATMGLAGQIKENPNLGEVKSLHAIVHKDHPRAQETLDLLNSGLKDMSVSGEWYAIVSKALQREIRTLTN
- a CDS encoding serine/threonine-protein kinase — its product is MALNSLVETSVDADQQDDLQPGTTLLHGQYTITRFLNNGGFGITYLAKDSLDRTVVIKECFADAFCRRTNALVSARSRAHQSELKSIIRHFIREAQSLSKLKHPNIVGVHQVFEDNDTAYMAIDYVDGRDLQDILDDQKTALTPEQITSMTRKLLDAIGYVHDANLLHRDISPDNILLTAEGEPVLIDFGAAREDTSEDGRKHSALRVVKDGYSPQEFYIAGSEQGPFSDLYALAASLYHVIRGEAPVNGQARLVAIAEQRPDPYEPLAGAVDGYAEGFLEAIDKAMNTKPSMRLQSAEEWLAMLDGKKPAAAAPQAANSTAAPAHEEKKRSRLPAVSVLAVLAGLGAAGYVYYGNTQADAAAEQPAAAVETAAIAEPAADPAPAAADPAPAAAAEAVSVAAAPETEAATPAEPAPQAAEPVPADVPEETAAAAEPAQPAPAAAPAPFAGHEVSYALWDVSIPFEYEEQTVRKAQVVSITGTGGNNDLSKTGSWIAPGVEILTVNNQPLTAGSPFASQLLTAMQIDPDGYTRASIRYKDAENKRFEMGLLAVPVVRRTGLNSGLQFEARMQDGAWVTSVSQQAAQGSADLQPGDVLLRETATGTALTGAESLAEILQALQDKGAAAATFDILRDGAAASASLELAGNS